One region of Armigeres subalbatus isolate Guangzhou_Male chromosome 3, GZ_Asu_2, whole genome shotgun sequence genomic DNA includes:
- the LOC134221022 gene encoding COMM domain-containing protein 4 gives MKFRFCGEGDCPDWVLAEIHSNLAVLSLEQLKEVAYHVAGCVIGDDVPEDKVRANFGVMRGSMDTPKAAFACIRFLLVSAARFNTESSVFGTELHQLGLPKDHTTVICQVLEDYVCQIRSKLRQSSLTINELESVSCKKPENTIDCVQLRFNIKNEIIHGFPQRTNHTVNINRSDIHVLLKELKSMKSIMDGYDHESK, from the exons aaatttcgcTTCTGCGGAGAAGGCGACTGTCCGGATTGGGTTCTTGCAGAAATCCATTCTAATTTGGCAGTGCTTAGTTTGGAACAGCTAAAAGAAGTAGCCTACCATGTAGCTGGATGTGTCATTGGAGATGATGTTCCG GAAGATAAAGTTCGCGCTAATTTTGGTGTGATGAGGGGATCGATGGACACGCCGAAAGCGGCTTTCGCATGCATACGCTTTCTTCTGGTAAGTGCTGCCCGTTTTAATACTGAGAGCTCCGTATTTGGCACAGAATTGCATCAATTAGGCCTGCCTAAGGATCACACTACAGTTATTTGTCAGGTGTTAGAGGATTACGTTTGCCAGATTCGATCCAAATTACGCCAGTCTAGTTTAACGATAAATGAGCTGGAAAGTGTTTCTTGTAAAAAGCCGGAAAATACTATTGATTGCGTACAGCTCCGGTTTAATATCAAAAACGAAATTATACATGGCTTTCCACAGCGTACAAATCACACAGTCAATATTAATCGCAGCGATATTCATGTGCTTCTCAAAGAACTAAAATCAATGAAGTCCATCATGGATGGATACGACCACGAATCAAAGTAA